The Winogradskyella schleiferi genome contains the following window.
AATAGACAATGCAATTACTTAATAATGGTTTGTATTATCATAATATCTAGGTTCAACTAACGCTTTCAAATATCGATAATTGAGTTTGTTAAAAGTATACCCAATAAGGTATCTTCTAAAACCGATATTTCTTTTGCAAAGCATAGCGCATCAATTCCCCTTTACCGTGAAGACCGAGTATTCTGATCATATTTTTACGATGCGTGTCCACGGTATGTATACCAATAAAAAGGTCGTCGGCAATTTCTCGAGAAGTTTTGCCTTGTGCCACGAGTCCTAATATTTCTATTTGCCGTTTAGTAAGTAAACCTTTAGATTGTTTTTGGGTATTGGAATCAATATTATATTCAATGTTAGAATCAAAATAGGGAACGCCATTGGCTACAGACCTTATTGCAATTAATAACTCTTCGAGAGGAGAGTTTTTAAGTAAATAACCTGAAGCACCTGCATCTAACATCTGCCTTATGGCATCCTTCTGATCATACATGGTAAATCCAATTACCTTGGTGTGAGGAAACTCTTCTTTTATTATTTTTGTAGCCACAATGCCATCCATTTTAGGCATTCTAATATCTGTAATCACAACTTTAGGTTCTTTTAAACGTACGAGTTCAAGTAATTTCTCGCCATCATTGGCAGTACCAACAATTTCGATATCTTCTTCATATTTTATTAATAATTTTATACCATCAATTAAAGATTGATGATCTTCGGCTATGGCTAATCGTATCATAATGGAATGTCTATTATTACTGTAGTTCCTTTATTCTTCTCGGACTCAATCGTCAAAGTACCTTCTAAATGTTCAACACGTCTATCTATACTATTGATTCCCATACCATTATTTTTTCTGTTAATCTGCTTTGGATTGAAACCTACACCATTATCCTCTATCATTATATTTAAATTTTCTTCATGATTGGTTAAGTGAACATAGCCTTTCGTTGCATTGGCATGCTTAATAATATTGGTGACTAATTCTTGAATGATCCTAAATATTGAAATTTCCAACGAATTGTCCAAACGTTGTTCTAAACCAAAACTTTGGACCTCAATGGTCAGCCCGTTGATTCCCGATGCGTTTGAAGATAATTTTTCTACAGCTGGCAATAATCCGTTTTTGGCCATTACACCAGAATTTTTTACATGTGCCATAGATCTTATTTCTACGTAAGCGTCTTCTAAAAGGGTACTTGTCTTTTTAATTAATTCTTCAGATTGCTCAGTATTCATTTGATTTTTCATAAGATAATCGAATTGTAACTTTGCAGCCGCCAAAGTTGCTCCAACACTATCGTGTAAATCTGCTGCTAAGCGTTCTCTCTCTTTTTCCTGACCTTTTACCATAGCATCAATAGTTGATATTTCAAGATCTTTTAAAATCTTTTCTTTTTCTTCAATCTGCTCTTGGCGTTCTCGCTCTGCTTTTTGTTGTTTTCTTTTAACGTTTCGGAAAATAAAAACCGCAAAAATTGATATTGCCGATAAGCTTCCTCCCCAAGCCATGATCAGATTTGATTTTTCTTTCTGATAGATCATTTCTGATTTAAGCGTATGAGTTAGGTTGACTAAACTATCTTGTGCCCTTTGTTTGTCTATTTTAATTCGTTCGAGCGTATTTGAGGACGTGATGTCGTCAATTGTAGTGCGTTGTTGCTTTCTTAAGTCGTAATATTTAATCGTATTATCAAAGTCCTTTTTGAATTTGTAAGCGTGAAAAAGAAAATAATAAGCGCCATCAATTTCGTTTGTTAAGGAAATTTTTTCTGCATAGCTTAGCATTTGATAAGCCGACACTAATAAGCTATCAGGCATTTTCTTCTTATAATAGATTTGGGACAAATTTCTATATGCATTTGCCAAAACATTATAATTTTCTATGTCCTTACCTATACTTAGTGCTTTTTTGATTTCCTTTTTAGATAGTTCATATTCCTTTTTCTGACTAAGAGCTGCAGCCATATTTATTGTAATTAACGCTTCTTGAAACTTATCTTTTGAAGCAATGGCGAAAACCTTGCTTTTTTCATAATATTCTAGAGCTTCATCATTTTTATAACGCCATAGATAAATACCTCCAATATTAGTTAATGCCTTAGATATGAGTAATGTATCATTTATTTCTTGACTGAGCTTCAAGCTTCTTTCGAAATATTCCTTGGCTTCATCCAGTTTATAGATTCTTCTGTAGGCAACTCCCAAGCCGTTAATTGCCATAGCTATACCTTTTTTGTCATTTAGCGTTTTGTATAAATTTAAACTTTCTGTTAAGCATTTAGTGGACTTATCGTTATTACCAAACATCCGCTCAATATCACTCAATAATATCAAGGCGTCTGCTCTTTGTTTAGAAAGTTTGTGCCTCTTTGTAAAATCGAGCAAATTTAAAGTCATGGCGTAGGCACTATCTGTTTTGTTGCCAATGTAATCCGCATATATATGATTTCTATAAGCGTCAGCTCTGATTGAGTTATCTAAGTTTGTGTTGTTCCATTG
Protein-coding sequences here:
- a CDS encoding response regulator; this translates as MIRLAIAEDHQSLIDGIKLLIKYEEDIEIVGTANDGEKLLELVRLKEPKVVITDIRMPKMDGIVATKIIKEEFPHTKVIGFTMYDQKDAIRQMLDAGASGYLLKNSPLEELLIAIRSVANGVPYFDSNIEYNIDSNTQKQSKGLLTKRQIEILGLVAQGKTSREIADDLFIGIHTVDTHRKNMIRILGLHGKGELMRYALQKKYRF
- a CDS encoding tetratricopeptide repeat-containing sensor histidine kinase; this encodes MTIFLRSFIILLFTSFGYAQETTESLFTQWNNTNLDNSIRADAYRNHIYADYIGNKTDSAYAMTLNLLDFTKRHKLSKQRADALILLSDIERMFGNNDKSTKCLTESLNLYKTLNDKKGIAMAINGLGVAYRRIYKLDEAKEYFERSLKLSQEINDTLLISKALTNIGGIYLWRYKNDEALEYYEKSKVFAIASKDKFQEALITINMAAALSQKKEYELSKKEIKKALSIGKDIENYNVLANAYRNLSQIYYKKKMPDSLLVSAYQMLSYAEKISLTNEIDGAYYFLFHAYKFKKDFDNTIKYYDLRKQQRTTIDDITSSNTLERIKIDKQRAQDSLVNLTHTLKSEMIYQKEKSNLIMAWGGSLSAISIFAVFIFRNVKRKQQKAERERQEQIEEKEKILKDLEISTIDAMVKGQEKERERLAADLHDSVGATLAAAKLQFDYLMKNQMNTEQSEELIKKTSTLLEDAYVEIRSMAHVKNSGVMAKNGLLPAVEKLSSNASGINGLTIEVQSFGLEQRLDNSLEISIFRIIQELVTNIIKHANATKGYVHLTNHEENLNIMIEDNGVGFNPKQINRKNNGMGINSIDRRVEHLEGTLTIESEKNKGTTVIIDIPL